A DNA window from Fodinibius sp. Rm-B-1B1-1 contains the following coding sequences:
- a CDS encoding SLC13 family permease, producing MSFEIIFVFALLALALFLFATDYVSFDVASIILLVCLLISGILTPQEGFSGVSNPATITIAAMFVISEALRRTGLLNRAGNFFCNKMEDNFWPWLFVMLLFVSFASSFMNNTAVIMIFIPVMIDIASRIGLSPSKLLMPLSFAGILGGINTLIGTSTNLLVSSIVEDRGSTAFSMFDFLPMGLIFLAAGFIYMFTYGINAIPSRREKEKEELTSEFEMNEYLTDLIVKPSSNLIGQILDAEKLTEELDLDVLRIFKSEHDSSAQRNEVKIQANDVLRIRGSADEIDKLLRREDLALRPSHQWVDTDLQHGRDALVEAAIAPESALDKRKLADIDFGKRFGAVPMAIRHHGKLKQEKLGEVQLSGGDSILLSLSKERIQDVSNDPSFVITSELDVMRPRTNKIPIVLTILSLVVGIAALGIAPISVTAPAGVVGLLVTGSLSTEEAYTAINWKIIMLLVGVLPLGTAIDKTGAGAMIAEGMITMLNDFGPVVLLSGFYVLTTLLTSIITTNASVALLAPIAYEVASQVGINPEPLVLTVSYAALLTFITPFGHHANALVFGSGHYQFTDFTKIGLPLNIIFWILATIFIPVFWSF from the coding sequence ATGTCATTCGAAATTATTTTTGTTTTTGCTCTTCTTGCCTTAGCCCTCTTTTTATTTGCCACCGATTATGTCTCATTTGATGTTGCGTCTATTATTTTACTCGTGTGCCTGCTAATAAGTGGGATACTAACACCTCAGGAAGGGTTTTCAGGCGTCAGCAATCCAGCTACCATCACTATTGCAGCGATGTTTGTAATTAGCGAGGCATTACGCCGTACGGGTTTACTAAACCGAGCAGGCAATTTCTTCTGCAACAAGATGGAAGATAATTTCTGGCCCTGGTTATTTGTGATGCTGCTATTTGTAAGCTTTGCATCGTCGTTCATGAATAACACGGCCGTAATCATGATTTTTATTCCCGTAATGATTGATATTGCCAGCCGTATCGGTCTTAGTCCCTCAAAATTACTGATGCCGCTTTCATTTGCAGGCATCCTGGGCGGTATTAATACGCTAATTGGTACCTCTACCAATTTATTGGTTAGCTCAATTGTTGAAGATCGCGGCAGCACAGCCTTCAGTATGTTTGATTTTCTCCCAATGGGTTTGATCTTCCTGGCTGCCGGATTTATCTACATGTTTACTTACGGTATTAATGCAATTCCATCGCGCCGGGAAAAAGAAAAGGAAGAACTAACTTCAGAGTTTGAAATGAATGAGTATTTGACCGACCTCATTGTAAAACCAAGCTCCAACCTGATCGGTCAAATTCTTGATGCTGAAAAACTAACTGAAGAACTTGATCTGGATGTTCTTCGAATATTTAAATCAGAACATGACTCCTCAGCCCAGCGAAATGAGGTCAAAATCCAAGCCAATGATGTGCTTCGAATTCGTGGTAGTGCCGATGAAATTGATAAGTTACTACGACGTGAGGATCTGGCACTTCGCCCCTCACATCAATGGGTAGATACCGACCTTCAACACGGACGAGACGCACTCGTAGAAGCCGCTATAGCACCAGAATCAGCTCTTGACAAACGAAAATTGGCTGATATTGATTTTGGCAAACGTTTCGGTGCAGTCCCGATGGCCATACGCCATCACGGCAAACTAAAACAGGAAAAACTGGGTGAGGTTCAGCTAAGTGGGGGAGATTCCATTCTGCTAAGTCTAAGCAAAGAGCGCATACAGGATGTAAGTAACGATCCCAGCTTTGTTATTACTTCCGAGCTCGACGTCATGCGTCCACGCACCAATAAAATTCCTATCGTATTAACAATTTTGTCGTTAGTTGTGGGTATTGCTGCATTGGGTATTGCCCCTATTTCTGTTACTGCGCCAGCGGGCGTTGTAGGTCTTCTGGTAACAGGATCTCTTTCAACCGAAGAAGCCTACACTGCCATCAACTGGAAAATTATCATGTTACTTGTTGGTGTTCTTCCGCTCGGTACTGCTATCGATAAAACGGGAGCCGGTGCCATGATCGCCGAAGGTATGATTACAATGCTCAATGATTTTGGCCCTGTAGTACTTCTTTCCGGCTTTTATGTGCTCACCACCTTACTAACATCCATCATTACTACGAACGCTTCGGTCGCGTTGCTGGCTCCTATTGCTTATGAAGTTGCCAGCCAAGTTGGTATTAATCCAGAACCCCTGGTTTTAACAGTTAGTTATGCTGCACTACTCACATTTATCACCCCCTTTGGACATCATGCAAATGCTCTTGTTTTTGGTTCAGGACATTATCAATTTACTGACTTCACAAAAATCGGTTTACCACTTAATATCATATTCTGGATATTAGCTACAATATTCATCCCTGTGTTTTGGTCATTTTGA
- the rsmD gene encoding 16S rRNA (guanine(966)-N(2))-methyltransferase RsmD, giving the protein MRIITGTLKGRQINIPQTLNVRPTSARTKEGLFSILDARKYIREANILDLFAGSGNLGYEAISRGASKVLFVDSDRRNIRHIESVGREFDVSDQIRTATSPVERFLEGMPLPYDIIFSDPPYDYEHMHEMIEKITSEGWLAEGGWLILEHDKRHNFTDHPHCVYYKEYGRTHVSIFVAEAGIEF; this is encoded by the coding sequence ATGCGAATTATCACCGGCACCCTTAAGGGGCGACAGATAAACATCCCACAAACCCTGAACGTGCGTCCTACTTCCGCACGGACCAAGGAGGGGCTCTTTTCCATTTTGGATGCGCGGAAATACATTCGTGAAGCTAATATTTTGGATCTGTTTGCCGGCTCCGGGAACTTGGGGTATGAGGCTATTTCGCGCGGGGCATCAAAAGTGTTATTTGTGGATAGCGACCGCCGAAACATCAGGCATATCGAAAGTGTGGGACGCGAATTTGATGTCAGTGACCAAATAAGAACGGCTACCTCACCGGTAGAACGATTTCTGGAAGGCATGCCGCTGCCATACGATATTATTTTCTCTGATCCCCCTTATGACTACGAACATATGCACGAAATGATCGAAAAAATTACGTCTGAGGGTTGGCTGGCCGAAGGGGGATGGCTTATCTTAGAACACGATAAACGACACAATTTTACTGATCATCCACACTGTGTTTACTACAAGGAATATGGACGCACACACGTAAGTATTTTTGTTGCTGAAGCTGGCATTGAATTCTAA
- a CDS encoding MATE family efflux transporter, which yields MNRKILNLAIPNIISNLSVPLLGAVDTALVGHLEEAYYLGAIAVGSMIFNFIFWGFGFLRMGTTGLTAQAFGEKNETDSIMTLARALTVAIIFGVLIVLLQKWIADLSFWLIEASPEVERYTRIYFEIRIFTAPATLSLYAINGWFLGMQNARYPMIVTVFLNSLNIGLDVLFVYGMGMTVDGVAMGTLIARYAGITLAVVLLVYKYRGWLSGYVHNLLLEVKAIKKFFSVNRDIFIRTLCLIFTFSFFTAKSAEFGDVVLAANSILLQLWMIVSYGTDGFAYAAESLIGRYTGSNQQKRVRLAVKYCFIWGTGIGVTASLVYGIFDVHILGIFTDQQDVIDTAMLYFLWTVAGPTVSSFSYIWDGVFIGATATGPMRDSMIVATLVVFLPTYAIGVHYLGNHALWLGMTLFMLARGATLTYFAPKHILKINEPAKA from the coding sequence TTGAATCGGAAAATTCTAAATCTGGCGATCCCGAACATTATTAGTAATCTATCGGTGCCCCTGCTGGGTGCGGTAGATACGGCCCTGGTTGGTCACCTCGAAGAAGCGTACTACCTTGGTGCTATTGCTGTGGGAAGTATGATCTTCAACTTTATCTTTTGGGGATTCGGATTTCTGCGCATGGGCACAACCGGACTTACCGCGCAGGCGTTTGGAGAAAAGAATGAAACCGACAGCATAATGACCCTGGCCCGCGCGCTGACTGTGGCTATTATTTTTGGGGTTTTGATTGTGTTGCTCCAGAAATGGATTGCTGATCTTAGTTTTTGGCTCATCGAAGCATCTCCAGAAGTAGAACGGTATACTCGTATCTATTTTGAGATTCGTATTTTTACTGCACCAGCTACCTTATCACTTTATGCTATCAACGGTTGGTTTTTGGGGATGCAAAATGCTCGTTACCCGATGATTGTCACGGTATTTTTAAATAGTCTCAATATCGGTCTGGATGTACTTTTTGTATATGGTATGGGGATGACAGTCGATGGCGTAGCAATGGGTACGCTCATTGCACGATATGCGGGTATAACGCTTGCTGTTGTTTTGTTGGTTTACAAATATCGTGGTTGGCTAAGCGGATACGTGCACAATCTTTTATTAGAGGTAAAAGCGATCAAGAAATTCTTTTCGGTAAATCGCGATATTTTTATTCGAACCCTCTGTCTTATTTTTACCTTCTCCTTTTTTACGGCAAAATCGGCAGAGTTTGGGGATGTGGTGTTGGCTGCCAACTCCATCTTGTTGCAGCTTTGGATGATCGTCTCATATGGGACGGACGGCTTTGCTTATGCCGCCGAGAGTTTGATCGGGCGCTATACGGGATCCAATCAACAAAAAAGAGTGCGGTTGGCCGTCAAATATTGTTTTATCTGGGGGACGGGCATTGGCGTGACGGCATCGCTGGTTTACGGTATTTTTGATGTACATATCCTGGGGATTTTTACCGACCAACAGGATGTGATTGATACGGCTATGTTATACTTTTTATGGACGGTAGCCGGGCCAACGGTAAGCAGTTTCTCGTATATTTGGGATGGCGTTTTTATTGGAGCAACGGCTACGGGGCCTATGCGCGATTCGATGATTGTGGCAACACTTGTCGTGTTTTTACCTACCTATGCTATTGGCGTACACTATTTGGGAAATCACGCACTTTGGTTGGGGATGACGCTCTTTATGCTGGCTCGCGGGGCTACGCTCACCTATTTTGCACCTAAACATATTCTTAAAATAAATGAGCCTGCCAAAGCGTAA
- a CDS encoding S46 family peptidase, translated as MAHPENPSTLFNYLLIAGLLVFWGCSSPAPVQESHSNNTPISDATKSAKKTSDLSPGEGLWLVSQLTDTLYAELQSKGLDIPADTIYNTNNSSLSNTVVNISIDDNSRGTGALVSNRGLILTNYRTAIEGIARQSSVDENHLQNGFLAGNREQEIPLPNYSIQVLLAQKEITESINKELADTLTYREKKKRTQQIQNQLITQHQSKQKDITVTVDEVWGGNRYIISVYKKIDDVRLVHSPQKSDVFPAQNSFNQSWPSRAADYTFLRAYTAPSGQSRTYDQSNVPFTPDRHLEIDTSNMNKGDYVTTLGYPGKTQRQESSYAGAFYRDHRNPILINSYEAILDAAQKSVQNNPATAIANAPQRMSATQNLTYFRQLQHSIKSDSIPSQKADIEQQFSEWIKKDSLRNITYRRVLPQLKQAYNIASQNGSLLFALVNTFNNSKIMQIAGLYNSYYKHISDTTNPALSNADKQQLLKKHNAMLNGIDVKSQKQFLGDMLYLLSSLPEGNVPFHLLELFGTLKNDTLKQEIESYLTEQQNRSLVFNPSYAQSLLQSPTDSVLDHPKDALVTLYQELLDSYQFSRQNYSQHVPYLQPAQERYVEGLQAFQHNIFPYPDANGTLRLTLGQVDGYRTRDGKMHAAFTQSKGKTINFLTTNDITGGAYGSPVLNNEGKIMGITSYRTTAGIGSDFLFDSKRHRTINVSIDHIINQMSEFSGSHKLLKEMQF; from the coding sequence ATGGCCCATCCCGAAAACCCCTCCACGCTTTTCAACTATCTCCTCATTGCCGGCCTATTGGTTTTCTGGGGATGTTCCTCACCAGCCCCCGTCCAGGAATCGCATTCCAACAATACACCAATCAGCGATGCAACCAAAAGTGCCAAAAAAACCTCGGACCTTTCCCCCGGCGAAGGCCTCTGGCTGGTATCGCAGCTCACCGATACCCTTTATGCCGAACTCCAATCAAAAGGACTGGACATTCCGGCCGATACCATTTACAACACTAATAACTCATCCCTAAGCAACACCGTAGTAAATATCTCTATTGATGACAACAGTCGGGGAACGGGCGCCCTTGTCTCAAACCGCGGACTCATTCTCACCAATTATCGTACCGCCATCGAAGGTATCGCCAGACAGAGCTCCGTCGATGAAAATCACCTTCAAAACGGATTTTTAGCTGGAAACAGAGAACAAGAAATCCCACTACCCAACTATAGCATCCAAGTTCTATTAGCACAAAAAGAAATCACAGAATCTATTAACAAAGAGTTGGCCGACACGCTCACCTACCGCGAAAAGAAAAAGCGAACGCAACAGATACAAAACCAGCTCATTACACAGCACCAATCCAAACAAAAAGATATCACCGTAACAGTCGATGAAGTTTGGGGCGGTAATCGTTATATCATATCGGTATATAAAAAAATTGATGATGTTCGTCTTGTTCACAGTCCCCAAAAGTCAGATGTATTCCCCGCCCAGAACTCTTTCAACCAATCATGGCCCAGTCGGGCAGCCGACTACACCTTTTTGCGAGCCTATACCGCACCCAGCGGTCAAAGTCGAACCTATGACCAATCAAACGTCCCTTTTACCCCCGACCGTCATTTAGAAATTGATACTTCTAATATGAACAAAGGCGACTATGTCACAACGCTGGGTTATCCCGGAAAAACTCAGCGACAAGAAAGTAGTTATGCTGGCGCATTTTATCGCGACCACCGCAACCCTATCCTCATAAACAGCTACGAGGCAATTTTAGATGCTGCCCAAAAATCAGTCCAAAATAACCCTGCAACAGCTATTGCTAACGCACCACAACGAATGTCTGCCACTCAAAACCTAACCTACTTTCGGCAATTACAGCACAGCATAAAAAGTGACAGTATTCCATCGCAAAAAGCTGATATTGAGCAACAATTTTCGGAATGGATCAAAAAAGATTCGCTCAGAAATATCACCTACAGACGAGTTTTGCCGCAACTTAAACAGGCGTACAACATCGCCTCCCAAAATGGAAGCCTGCTATTCGCTCTTGTTAATACATTCAACAATAGTAAAATCATGCAGATAGCCGGGCTCTACAACTCCTATTATAAACATATCAGTGACACGACCAATCCGGCACTTAGTAATGCTGACAAGCAGCAACTTCTCAAAAAGCATAACGCTATGCTTAATGGCATCGATGTAAAATCCCAAAAACAATTTCTGGGCGATATGCTGTACCTGTTATCTTCCCTGCCCGAAGGTAACGTACCCTTTCACTTGCTTGAACTATTTGGAACTCTGAAAAACGACACGCTCAAACAGGAAATTGAATCTTATCTTACCGAGCAACAAAATAGATCTCTGGTATTTAACCCAAGTTATGCCCAATCACTATTACAATCGCCAACCGATTCGGTTTTAGACCATCCCAAAGATGCTCTTGTAACTCTTTATCAAGAATTACTGGACAGTTATCAATTTAGCCGACAAAACTACTCGCAGCATGTACCCTATCTCCAACCTGCCCAAGAGCGTTATGTTGAAGGCCTGCAAGCCTTTCAACACAATATTTTCCCCTATCCCGATGCCAATGGTACGCTTCGCCTAACGTTGGGACAAGTTGACGGTTACCGCACTCGTGATGGTAAAATGCACGCTGCATTTACACAATCAAAAGGTAAAACAATAAACTTTTTAACCACCAATGATATTACCGGTGGTGCTTACGGAAGTCCCGTACTAAATAACGAAGGCAAAATAATGGGGATAACCTCGTATAGAACAACTGCAGGAATAGGAAGCGACTTTTTATTTGATTCGAAACGGCATCGAACCATAAATGTAAGTATAGACCACATTATAAATCAGATGTCGGAATTTTCAGGCAGCCATAAATTGTTAAAGGAAATGCAATTTTAG
- a CDS encoding SulP family inorganic anion transporter, translating into MEDWLRKTFKISEWLPNYNGQKLSGDLTAGLTTGVMFIPQGMAYAVIAGVPPIYGLYAGVIPLLIYPLFGTSKNLSVGPVAIDMLIVAAGVGLIAEPNTDRYIKLTILLAMMAGGLQLLMGSMRLGSVLNIFSRPVIAGFTLAAPLIIAFSQLNNLLGIELTQTQYIIVIIEEFIWQFDDIHTQTFLWGITAIVVMGIVRYWKPIFPISVVIVAFSLVLSWFTGAAQTGIQVVGDIPTGLPSFSMPDINFNNMRELLPTALTLALVQFMSVASLGQTFAKRHNYIIDANHELVAIGASNFFGSFFKSIPISGSFSRSAASEQANVQTPLANIITSGVIITTLLLLTPIFYYLPMPILAAIIIVASLNLIDIGEFKLLYRTKPSEGLIAIFTAGCTLLIGIQEGILLGVVASMIHMFYKYSRPNVAELGIIPGTRLFKNLERNPEAKPIDGLMILRVDASFSFVNADFFRDYIIEKSRERNQSTHYVIIDGSTINTLDTTAVDKIKSMVGTLKNWNIELYIAGLKGPVRDVVSKSGLREFLGDDHFYRDPHEAVSHILEKIDQKDESSRLADYKDVTG; encoded by the coding sequence ATGGAAGACTGGCTACGAAAAACGTTTAAAATTTCGGAATGGTTGCCCAATTATAACGGGCAAAAACTTAGCGGCGACTTAACGGCCGGCTTAACAACCGGTGTTATGTTTATTCCACAAGGAATGGCCTATGCCGTAATTGCGGGCGTACCTCCCATCTACGGACTATATGCTGGCGTTATTCCTTTGCTTATTTATCCGCTCTTTGGGACATCAAAAAACCTGTCTGTAGGGCCCGTTGCAATTGATATGCTGATTGTTGCTGCAGGCGTTGGCCTTATCGCCGAACCCAATACCGACCGGTATATTAAACTCACGATTTTACTTGCTATGATGGCCGGCGGGTTGCAACTCCTCATGGGTTCAATGCGTCTGGGATCGGTGCTCAACATATTTTCGCGACCGGTAATTGCCGGGTTTACCCTTGCGGCTCCGCTCATTATTGCTTTTAGCCAGCTTAATAACCTACTGGGTATCGAACTTACCCAAACTCAATATATCATTGTTATCATCGAAGAATTTATCTGGCAATTCGATGATATCCATACCCAGACATTTTTGTGGGGAATAACTGCTATTGTTGTAATGGGGATTGTTAGATATTGGAAACCAATTTTTCCTATTTCTGTTGTTATCGTAGCTTTCAGCCTTGTTTTATCGTGGTTTACAGGAGCAGCCCAAACCGGAATCCAGGTTGTTGGTGATATTCCCACAGGACTACCCTCATTTTCGATGCCCGATATCAACTTCAACAATATGCGCGAATTGCTACCGACGGCCCTAACATTGGCGCTGGTACAATTTATGAGCGTAGCTTCACTGGGACAAACATTTGCCAAACGCCATAATTACATTATTGACGCTAATCATGAATTAGTAGCCATTGGCGCCTCAAATTTCTTTGGCAGCTTCTTCAAATCTATTCCCATATCAGGGAGCTTTTCACGATCGGCTGCGTCGGAACAGGCAAATGTCCAAACTCCCTTGGCTAACATTATTACGTCTGGTGTTATTATTACCACGCTGTTACTACTTACTCCTATTTTCTATTATTTGCCGATGCCTATCCTGGCAGCAATCATTATTGTAGCCTCTCTTAATCTTATTGATATCGGTGAGTTTAAACTTCTTTACCGCACGAAACCCAGCGAAGGCCTGATTGCTATTTTTACAGCTGGTTGTACGTTATTAATTGGTATTCAGGAAGGCATTCTGCTCGGAGTTGTCGCCTCTATGATTCACATGTTCTATAAATACAGTCGCCCAAATGTAGCTGAACTGGGCATTATTCCAGGTACACGCCTCTTTAAAAACCTGGAGCGTAATCCCGAAGCTAAACCCATCGACGGACTTATGATTCTCCGCGTGGATGCTTCTTTTTCATTTGTAAATGCCGATTTTTTCCGTGATTACATCATAGAAAAGAGCCGAGAACGCAACCAGTCAACCCATTACGTTATCATTGATGGAAGCACAATTAATACCCTCGACACAACAGCTGTAGATAAAATAAAATCGATGGTGGGCACGCTCAAAAACTGGAATATCGAACTTTATATTGCCGGACTTAAAGGCCCCGTACGTGATGTAGTAAGTAAATCAGGGCTACGCGAATTTTTGGGCGATGACCATTTTTATCGGGATCCCCATGAAGCTGTTTCACATATCTTAGAGAAAATTGATCAAAAAGATGAGAGCTCGCGTCTGGCCGATTATAAAGATGTAACGGGTTAA
- the coaD gene encoding pantetheine-phosphate adenylyltransferase: protein METLALYPGSFDPITYGHLDILERATELFDEVIITIAVNNKKDTVFSGDERETLIAECLEGKEWANQVEIQQFTGLLVDFAKERNAQTLVRGVRQVSDFEYEFRMALTNRRLAPDVDTVFLMPNEQLTFISASLVREIAYWGGDLSSFVPEHVAKALHEKFKDKEK, encoded by the coding sequence ATGGAAACGTTGGCACTGTATCCGGGTTCATTTGATCCCATCACATATGGACATCTCGACATTTTAGAACGAGCCACCGAATTATTTGATGAGGTCATCATCACCATTGCCGTAAACAATAAAAAGGATACGGTGTTTAGCGGTGATGAGCGGGAGACGTTAATTGCAGAATGCCTCGAAGGCAAAGAATGGGCCAATCAAGTTGAGATTCAACAATTTACGGGACTGCTGGTTGATTTTGCCAAAGAACGTAACGCCCAGACACTGGTACGCGGGGTGCGACAAGTCTCCGATTTTGAATACGAATTTCGCATGGCACTCACCAACCGCCGGCTGGCTCCCGATGTGGATACTGTTTTTCTGATGCCTAATGAACAGCTCACCTTTATTTCGGCTTCATTAGTAAGAGAAATTGCCTATTGGGGCGGCGACCTGTCATCATTTGTCCCCGAACATGTAGCAAAAGCCCTGCACGAAAAATTCAAGGACAAAGAAAAATAA
- a CDS encoding RluA family pseudouridine synthase: MAKKRPFYIVKQDKDIIIVDKPAGLLAVPIPNSNAKNLFDLVADHLAKHGVRVGVVHRIDRYTSGLMAFAKNERAYNDLVSKFRNHEPKRTYLAVVRGIVEQDEGVLEHHLKLIKDGFRNIVVDPDEEGATPARLSYKVKERFWENTLVEVQLDTGLKNQIRVQFEEIGHQLVGDQHYAPEEEGEPLINRQALHAWKLAFKHPRHGKEVQFEAKIPADIMRLIDKFRWKKEAHSD, from the coding sequence ATGGCAAAGAAGCGACCTTTCTATATTGTTAAGCAGGATAAGGATATTATTATTGTCGACAAGCCGGCCGGATTGCTTGCGGTGCCTATCCCCAATAGTAATGCCAAAAATTTATTTGACCTGGTGGCTGACCATCTGGCGAAGCATGGTGTTCGGGTGGGCGTGGTGCATCGGATTGATCGCTATACGAGTGGGTTGATGGCGTTTGCTAAAAATGAGCGTGCCTATAATGATTTGGTGAGTAAATTTCGCAATCATGAGCCGAAGCGTACGTACCTGGCTGTTGTGCGTGGTATCGTGGAACAGGATGAGGGAGTACTTGAGCATCACCTTAAGCTGATTAAGGATGGATTTCGCAATATTGTGGTGGACCCTGATGAGGAGGGGGCTACGCCGGCGCGTCTTTCGTATAAGGTGAAGGAGCGATTTTGGGAAAATACGCTGGTGGAAGTACAGCTGGATACGGGATTGAAGAATCAGATTCGCGTGCAGTTTGAGGAAATCGGACATCAACTGGTGGGCGACCAGCATTATGCGCCCGAAGAAGAGGGAGAGCCGTTGATAAACCGGCAGGCGCTCCATGCGTGGAAGTTAGCGTTTAAGCATCCGCGGCATGGTAAAGAGGTACAGTTTGAGGCGAAGATTCCGGCTGATATAATGCGGCTTATTGACAAGTTTCGCTGGAAGAAGGAAGCGCATTCGGATTAG
- a CDS encoding SixA phosphatase family protein has product MKTILLLRHAKASHAGSAEKDIDRILTKVGRTDACQVGSFLKQVESIPAYIQCSPAERARQTIRHIVEVADIDKQLVNWCDDLYYGGARDYFGVIHSAPEETDQIMVVGHNPLLEETVSLLCNGEGAYLARMPQGGLVCIEHPAIEWNQIKPGTARFRWMVTPDLLRKFNY; this is encoded by the coding sequence ATGAAAACAATTTTGCTATTACGTCACGCGAAGGCTTCTCATGCAGGGTCTGCCGAAAAGGATATCGATCGTATACTAACAAAGGTTGGGCGCACAGATGCTTGCCAAGTCGGATCGTTTTTAAAGCAGGTTGAATCTATTCCAGCCTATATTCAATGTTCTCCAGCCGAGCGTGCTCGTCAAACTATTCGCCACATTGTTGAGGTTGCTGATATAGACAAGCAGCTTGTAAACTGGTGCGATGATTTGTATTACGGTGGAGCACGAGATTATTTTGGAGTAATCCATTCGGCGCCTGAGGAAACCGATCAGATCATGGTTGTAGGTCATAATCCTTTATTGGAAGAAACGGTTTCTTTGCTTTGTAACGGGGAAGGGGCTTATTTGGCACGCATGCCCCAAGGAGGATTAGTTTGTATAGAACATCCGGCTATAGAATGGAATCAGATTAAGCCGGGCACGGCGCGTTTTCGTTGGATGGTGACCCCCGACTTATTGAGGAAGTTCAACTATTAA
- a CDS encoding MgtC/SapB family protein codes for MEFDAIWIPTGTVIYAMFLGSLMGLERELAQKPAGLRTHILVAGASSLLVVLGEIMISNYSSGAAVEAIQADPIRIMEAIITGISFLGAGTIIFRNKDETVEGLTTAASILFAAAIGITVALKQYILAAILTIIAIVILFGLGYIERFVKRLRNRIYDEKSND; via the coding sequence ATGGAATTTGATGCTATTTGGATCCCTACTGGAACCGTCATTTATGCTATGTTTTTGGGCAGCCTTATGGGGTTGGAGCGGGAACTTGCTCAAAAGCCTGCGGGGCTGCGTACCCATATTTTAGTGGCTGGTGCTTCATCACTGTTGGTAGTGCTGGGAGAAATTATGATTTCAAACTATAGCAGCGGAGCAGCTGTAGAAGCTATACAGGCTGACCCTATCCGAATTATGGAGGCTATTATTACTGGTATCAGCTTCTTGGGAGCGGGTACTATTATTTTTCGCAATAAAGACGAAACGGTAGAGGGACTAACAACTGCAGCCTCCATCCTATTTGCGGCGGCCATCGGTATTACGGTAGCGCTAAAGCAATATATATTAGCTGCCATTCTAACGATTATCGCCATCGTAATTCTGTTTGGATTAGGTTATATTGAGCGCTTTGTTAAACGGTTGCGCAACCGTATCTACGACGAAAAATCCAACGATTAA
- a CDS encoding thiopurine S-methyltransferase, protein MEISYWQSRWRKDNTGWHMDMVYPPLPKLWKRLNIKSESRILVPLCGKSLDLHWLAEHSQKVIGVDVSHKALHTVMEKYPETFSQTSSHNFTVYKSSSLELWEGDFMKLPTKEITPIDLVYDKASIIALPPKMRPQYAQKILDLCGNTTRILLQTFEYIQEEMNGPPFSVDEKELQKLFGHNFRLQLMHEQSKLEELEPFQQRGLSSYLTEQVFYLTPLNRD, encoded by the coding sequence ATGGAAATTAGTTACTGGCAAAGTCGATGGCGCAAAGACAATACCGGCTGGCACATGGATATGGTATATCCGCCGTTACCAAAACTCTGGAAACGACTTAATATTAAATCAGAAAGCCGGATTTTAGTTCCCCTTTGCGGGAAAAGTCTCGACTTGCATTGGCTTGCCGAACACAGCCAAAAGGTTATCGGCGTTGATGTATCCCACAAAGCGTTACATACCGTTATGGAAAAATATCCCGAAACGTTTTCCCAAACATCCAGCCATAATTTTACGGTCTATAAGTCCAGTTCGCTCGAACTGTGGGAAGGCGACTTCATGAAGCTTCCTACCAAAGAAATTACTCCTATTGATCTGGTTTATGACAAAGCATCGATTATTGCCTTACCGCCTAAAATGCGACCACAATACGCCCAAAAGATCCTTGACCTCTGCGGCAATACTACTCGTATTTTGCTCCAAACTTTTGAATATATCCAGGAAGAAATGAACGGCCCGCCTTTTTCGGTAGATGAAAAAGAGCTTCAAAAGTTGTTTGGCCATAACTTTAGATTACAACTCATGCACGAACAATCGAAACTCGAAGAGCTCGAACCCTTCCAACAACGAGGGCTCTCTTCATATCTAACAGAGCAAGTTTTTTATCTTACACCACTAAATAGGGATTAA